The proteins below come from a single Pseudarthrobacter sp. SSS035 genomic window:
- a CDS encoding urease accessory protein UreF has translation MPNTPTERVNEPPSYLLPLLQLSDSALPTGGFSHSFGMETFLERGLIDGEASFASWLSQFVSIQLTYSDGFALRLAYEASSADDIARVDRMIAAAALPREVREAGTKMGARMLAIAGTVAPGARLAGYAADVGSGRCAGHPAVAFGVAGRQLGVPLEELLASYLFTAVTSLTQNAIRAIPIGQDAGQRVLLGTHPKIMDAVHRIQALDADDFGITAPGLEIAQMRHERQRVRMFMS, from the coding sequence ATGCCGAACACACCCACTGAGCGCGTGAACGAGCCACCGTCGTACCTGCTGCCGCTGTTGCAGCTCTCTGATTCCGCGCTCCCCACCGGCGGGTTCAGCCATTCCTTCGGTATGGAAACGTTCCTGGAACGTGGCCTCATCGACGGCGAAGCGAGTTTCGCCAGCTGGTTGAGCCAGTTCGTGAGCATCCAGCTGACCTACAGTGACGGGTTCGCCCTGCGCCTGGCGTACGAGGCATCCTCGGCGGACGACATTGCCCGGGTCGACCGGATGATCGCCGCGGCGGCGCTGCCCCGTGAGGTGCGCGAGGCGGGGACCAAGATGGGCGCACGGATGCTGGCCATCGCCGGAACCGTGGCGCCAGGTGCCCGGCTCGCGGGCTACGCGGCCGACGTCGGATCCGGGCGTTGCGCCGGGCATCCGGCGGTCGCGTTCGGTGTCGCCGGCCGGCAGTTGGGCGTCCCGCTGGAGGAATTGCTCGCGAGCTACCTCTTCACGGCGGTCACGTCCCTGACGCAAAACGCCATCCGGGCCATCCCCATCGGGCAGGACGCCGGGCAGCGTGTGCTGCTGGGAACGCATCCCAAGATCATGGATGCCGTCCACCGGATCCAGGCACTGGATGCCGACGACTTCGGGATCACGGCCCCGGGCCTGGAAATCGCCCAGATGCGCCACGAACGCCAGCGCGTCCGCATGTTTATGTCTTAG
- the ureE gene encoding urease accessory protein UreE, which translates to MIIDHVIANRHDLPDDELAGLHEEQVLLPSAELVKKIQRVTTDHGRELGIRLSDAAGPVRDLRDGDILFRDDKTVIVVTALATDVLVIAARSIREMGVVAHNLGNRHMQAQFFDADSEYAAEVMVVQYDHTIEDYLIHVGVPYSRQERVVPVPFRHAEHTH; encoded by the coding sequence ATGATCATCGACCACGTCATCGCCAACCGGCACGATCTCCCCGACGACGAATTGGCCGGCCTCCACGAGGAGCAGGTCCTCCTGCCGAGCGCGGAACTCGTCAAGAAAATCCAGCGGGTGACCACCGACCACGGCCGTGAACTGGGCATCCGGCTCAGCGATGCCGCGGGCCCGGTGCGGGATCTCCGCGACGGCGACATCCTGTTCCGCGACGACAAAACAGTTATCGTGGTGACTGCGCTGGCAACCGACGTCCTTGTTATCGCCGCGCGCAGCATCCGTGAAATGGGGGTTGTTGCGCACAACCTCGGCAACCGGCACATGCAGGCGCAGTTTTTCGACGCCGACAGTGAATATGCCGCCGAGGTGATGGTGGTGCAGTACGACCACACGATCGAGGATTACCTGATCCACGTTGGTGTGCCGTACTCGCGCCAGGAACGTGTGGTGCCCGTGCCGTTCCGCCATGCCGAACACACCCACTGA
- a CDS encoding urease subunit gamma, with protein sequence MHLTPRESEKLMIVVAADLARRRQKRGLKLNHPESIAILTYELVEGARDGRRVADLMSYGTTILTREDVMEGVADMIHNVQVEATFPDGTKLVTVHNPIR encoded by the coding sequence ATGCATCTAACGCCACGCGAAAGCGAAAAACTGATGATCGTGGTTGCTGCCGATCTTGCACGACGGCGGCAGAAGCGCGGACTTAAGCTCAACCATCCGGAATCCATCGCGATTCTTACCTATGAGCTGGTGGAGGGCGCCCGCGACGGACGCCGGGTCGCGGACCTCATGAGCTATGGCACCACCATCCTGACCAGGGAAGATGTCATGGAAGGCGTCGCCGACATGATCCATAACGTCCAGGTCGAAGCGACGTTCCCTGACGGCACCAAGCTCGTCACCGTGCACAATCCCATTCGCTAG
- a CDS encoding urease accessory protein UreD encodes MTGAPAPELPVRRAAVALAGTLALTVGVRGDRCIATSQYHQGALRILRPHYLDDTGQVCYVVVNPGGGYVGGDEYEIDITVETGARLLLTTQSATKVYRTPGTRAEQRTHIRLGPDASLESVPDPLIAYRGATYRQATVIEMHGSASLVMAEIVTPGWSPDGALFGYDEIRLRNEISVDGRLAVLDNLLIRPLTGAAPIDGMAFLEDYTHVGSLLVMDARVDAALLNELHELLVPLADGCSLGMTLLDGGLAIRALSHATEPLDAVIRAGIDFLRFRWHGQPRLNLRKY; translated from the coding sequence GTGACGGGTGCGCCGGCGCCCGAACTCCCGGTGCGCCGCGCCGCCGTCGCGCTCGCCGGTACGCTCGCCCTCACCGTGGGTGTGCGGGGCGACCGCTGCATCGCCACGAGCCAGTACCACCAGGGCGCGCTGCGCATCCTGCGCCCGCACTACCTCGATGACACCGGCCAGGTCTGCTACGTGGTGGTCAATCCCGGGGGCGGGTACGTCGGTGGCGACGAGTATGAAATCGACATCACTGTGGAAACAGGGGCCCGGCTCCTGCTGACCACACAGTCAGCGACGAAGGTCTACCGCACTCCCGGGACCCGCGCCGAACAGCGGACGCACATCCGGCTCGGCCCCGACGCGAGCCTGGAATCTGTGCCCGACCCCCTGATCGCTTACCGCGGGGCGACCTACCGGCAGGCCACGGTGATTGAGATGCACGGCAGCGCCTCGCTGGTGATGGCCGAGATCGTCACCCCGGGCTGGTCACCGGACGGCGCCCTGTTTGGCTACGACGAAATTCGGCTGCGGAACGAGATCTCGGTCGACGGGCGCCTGGCGGTGCTCGACAACCTTCTGATCCGTCCGCTGACCGGTGCCGCCCCGATAGACGGCATGGCCTTCCTTGAGGACTACACGCACGTCGGTTCCCTCCTGGTCATGGATGCCCGCGTGGACGCCGCGCTGCTGAACGAGCTGCATGAGCTGCTGGTGCCGCTTGCCGACGGCTGCAGCCTGGGAATGACACTGCTCGACGGCGGCCTGGCCATCCGGGCACTGTCCCACGCCACCGAGCCGCTGGACGCCGTCATCCGCGCCGGCATCGATTTTCTGCGGTTCCGCTGGCACGGCCAGCCCCGCCTCAACCTTCGAAAGTACTAA
- a CDS encoding HoxN/HupN/NixA family nickel/cobalt transporter, whose product MKALLNHHEREALPTARRLAVTFAAVAALHIVMLALLADSLRTNHNPVVIGLLITAYLAGVKHSYDWDHIAAIDNSTRRFAAQGRSPVSVGFAFSMGHSMVVVLAGVLVVSGAGIIQDALNDGSTANVVLSITGASVSGLFLLTIGVYNAAAFRRTALLYRRVKDGATVTREALAPTGLVARLLDKPLSRVNRPRDIFVLGFLFGLGFDTASTIAFLLLTATAALAGISPVALMALPFGFMAAMTLCDTVNGVAMMKMYRSAVVDPKRRIGFNMVITGVSAASALFISAITIAGILHGLLGLTDPVTTFLAELDLGHAGLVLVALLLFIWGAHAWVRRVGEAASAASAATGGNPQG is encoded by the coding sequence ATGAAAGCCCTGTTGAACCACCACGAGCGGGAAGCCCTCCCGACGGCCCGCCGGTTGGCGGTCACCTTCGCGGCAGTCGCCGCCCTCCACATCGTCATGCTCGCGCTGCTGGCCGATTCGCTGCGCACAAACCACAACCCTGTGGTAATCGGCCTGCTCATCACGGCTTACCTGGCCGGTGTGAAGCACAGCTACGACTGGGACCACATTGCGGCGATCGACAACTCCACCCGCCGCTTCGCCGCCCAGGGCCGCAGCCCCGTCAGCGTGGGCTTCGCCTTCAGCATGGGCCACAGCATGGTGGTTGTGCTTGCCGGGGTGCTTGTGGTCAGTGGTGCCGGCATAATTCAGGACGCGCTGAATGACGGATCCACTGCGAATGTGGTTCTGAGCATTACCGGGGCATCCGTTTCGGGGCTGTTCCTGCTGACCATCGGTGTCTACAACGCCGCCGCGTTCCGGCGGACCGCGTTGCTGTACCGGCGGGTCAAGGACGGCGCGACCGTCACCCGTGAAGCGCTAGCCCCGACCGGACTCGTGGCCCGCCTGCTCGACAAACCGCTCTCCCGCGTCAACCGCCCACGCGACATCTTCGTCCTGGGGTTCCTCTTCGGCCTCGGCTTCGACACGGCCTCGACCATCGCGTTCCTGCTCCTCACAGCGACGGCCGCCCTCGCCGGCATCTCCCCGGTGGCGCTGATGGCCCTGCCTTTTGGCTTCATGGCGGCGATGACATTATGCGACACGGTGAACGGCGTCGCGATGATGAAGATGTACCGAAGCGCGGTTGTGGACCCCAAGCGCCGTATCGGTTTCAACATGGTCATCACGGGCGTTTCCGCGGCCTCTGCCCTGTTCATCTCGGCCATCACGATCGCCGGGATCTTGCACGGGCTGCTCGGACTTACCGACCCGGTGACCACGTTCCTGGCCGAACTCGACTTGGGCCACGCCGGGCTGGTCCTCGTGGCGCTGCTGCTGTTCATCTGGGGTGCGCATGCTTGGGTGCGCCGCGTCGGCGAAGCCGCCTCTGCCGCCTCTGCCGCAACGGGCGGAAATCCGCAGGGATAG
- a CDS encoding urease subunit beta, with protein MKPGEYILRPEPVTCNAGLIPRALSVINRGDRPIQVGSHYHFFEVNDALEFDRDAAHGFRLDIPAGTAVRFEPGDAKTVNLLALSGERAVFGFRDRINGPLEPSRGLISLQDDTK; from the coding sequence ATGAAACCCGGCGAATACATCCTCCGCCCGGAGCCCGTTACGTGTAATGCGGGCCTTATTCCCCGCGCCCTCAGCGTGATCAATCGCGGTGACCGCCCCATTCAGGTGGGGTCCCACTATCATTTCTTCGAGGTGAACGATGCCCTCGAGTTCGACCGGGATGCGGCCCACGGCTTCCGGCTGGACATCCCGGCGGGCACCGCTGTGCGCTTCGAGCCCGGTGATGCCAAGACGGTCAACTTGCTCGCTCTCTCGGGCGAGCGTGCGGTGTTCGGATTCCGGGACCGCATCAACGGCCCGCTTGAGCCGAGCCGCGGCCTGATCTCCCTGCAGGACGACACCAAATGA
- the ureC gene encoding urease subunit alpha, producing MSFELSRKQYSDLYGPTTGDAVRLADTDLFLEIEHDHTNYGEEVVFGGGKVIRDGMGQNGQLVRDEDIPDTVITNVIVFDYTGIYKADVALRDGHIFKIGKAGNPQISRGVNITIGVATDIIAGEGKILTAGGIDTHVHFVSPDQVPVALASGVTTLIGGGTGPSDASKATTVTPGAWHISRMLQAVENLPINVGLLGKGHASAMEPLAEQIRAGAIGLKVHEDWGATTSSIDMSLRVADEYDVQVAIHSDTLNECGFVEDTIRAIGGRVIHTFHTEGAGGGHAPDIIKIAALPNVLPASTNPTLPYTVNTIDEHLDMLMVCHHLSPDIPEDVAFADSRIRKETIAAEDVLHDMGIFSITSSDSQAMGRVGEVVLRTWQVADAMKRQRGKLDGDPAVGDNFRLKRYVAKYTINPAIAHGIADAVGSIEEGKFADLVLWDPMFFGVKPELVLKGGQAVMSVMGDPNASIPTPQPRTLRGNFGALGTAVHASSITFLSKAAIAAGVPEQLGLRRVIRPVSGVRTLTKADMKHNGETPDIGVDPETYEVTVDGEPITAEPSTVLPMAQRYFLF from the coding sequence ATGAGCTTCGAGCTGAGCCGCAAACAGTACTCGGACCTCTACGGCCCCACCACGGGCGACGCCGTCCGCCTGGCCGACACTGATCTGTTCCTCGAGATTGAGCACGATCACACCAACTACGGTGAAGAGGTGGTGTTTGGCGGCGGCAAGGTGATCCGTGACGGCATGGGCCAGAACGGGCAGCTGGTCCGGGACGAGGACATCCCGGACACCGTGATCACGAACGTGATCGTGTTTGACTACACCGGCATCTACAAGGCCGATGTGGCCCTCCGGGACGGGCACATCTTCAAAATCGGCAAGGCCGGTAACCCCCAGATTTCCCGGGGCGTGAACATCACGATCGGCGTCGCCACCGACATCATCGCGGGTGAGGGCAAGATCCTCACCGCAGGCGGCATTGATACGCACGTGCACTTCGTGAGCCCCGACCAGGTGCCGGTGGCGCTGGCGTCGGGAGTCACCACCCTGATCGGCGGCGGCACCGGACCGAGCGACGCGAGCAAGGCCACCACCGTGACGCCGGGCGCCTGGCACATTTCACGCATGCTTCAAGCCGTGGAGAACCTCCCCATCAATGTCGGCCTGCTCGGCAAAGGCCACGCCAGCGCAATGGAGCCCCTCGCGGAGCAGATCCGGGCGGGTGCCATCGGGCTGAAGGTGCACGAAGACTGGGGCGCCACCACGTCCTCGATCGACATGTCGCTGCGCGTGGCTGACGAGTATGACGTGCAGGTGGCCATCCACTCCGACACCCTCAACGAGTGCGGCTTCGTCGAAGACACCATCCGGGCCATCGGCGGCCGGGTCATCCACACGTTCCACACCGAAGGCGCCGGCGGCGGGCATGCCCCGGACATCATCAAGATCGCGGCGCTGCCCAACGTCCTGCCGGCGTCGACCAATCCCACCCTGCCGTACACGGTCAACACCATCGACGAACACCTCGACATGCTGATGGTCTGCCACCACCTGAGCCCGGACATCCCCGAAGATGTGGCCTTCGCCGATTCGCGTATCCGCAAGGAAACCATCGCCGCGGAGGACGTGCTGCATGACATGGGCATCTTCTCCATCACCAGCTCCGATTCCCAGGCCATGGGCCGGGTCGGCGAGGTGGTCCTGCGCACCTGGCAGGTAGCGGACGCCATGAAGCGCCAACGCGGAAAGCTCGACGGCGACCCCGCGGTGGGAGACAACTTCCGGCTCAAGCGCTACGTGGCCAAATACACCATCAACCCGGCGATCGCCCACGGCATCGCGGACGCGGTCGGAAGCATCGAGGAGGGAAAATTCGCCGACCTCGTGCTCTGGGACCCGATGTTCTTTGGGGTCAAGCCCGAGCTCGTGCTCAAGGGCGGGCAAGCGGTCATGAGCGTTATGGGGGATCCCAACGCCTCGATCCCCACGCCGCAGCCACGCACCCTCCGCGGCAATTTCGGGGCGCTCGGCACCGCGGTACATGCCTCCTCGATCACGTTTCTTTCCAAGGCCGCCATAGCCGCCGGAGTCCCCGAGCAGCTGGGCCTGCGCCGCGTGATCCGGCCGGTGAGCGGTGTCCGTACCCTCACCAAGGCAGATATGAAGCACAACGGCGAGACGCCGGACATCGGCGTTGACCCGGAAACTTACGAGGTGACTGTCGACGGCGAGCCAATCACGGCGGAGCCTTCAACGGTGCTGCCCATGGCGCAGCGCTACTTCCTCTTTTAG
- the ureG gene encoding urease accessory protein UreG, producing MNLIKIGVGGPVGAGKTQLVERLTRHLSAEISMAAITNDIYTIEDAKILAATGILPLDRIIGIETGGCPHTAIREDTSMNSAAVEELRLRHPGLEVVFIESGGDNLSATFSPELVDFSIYIIDVAQGEKIPRKAGQGMIKSDFFIINKKDLAPYVGADLSVMEADTLEFRGNKPYCFTNLKTDEGLEHVINWIRRDVLMLDLRQ from the coding sequence ATGAATCTCATCAAAATCGGCGTCGGCGGTCCTGTCGGCGCAGGCAAGACCCAACTCGTGGAACGCCTGACCCGCCACCTCAGCGCCGAGATCTCGATGGCCGCGATCACCAACGACATCTACACCATCGAGGACGCCAAGATCCTCGCGGCCACCGGGATCCTGCCACTGGACCGCATCATCGGCATCGAAACCGGCGGCTGCCCGCACACGGCCATCCGGGAGGATACGTCGATGAACTCGGCCGCTGTAGAGGAGCTGCGGCTGCGCCACCCCGGCCTCGAAGTCGTCTTCATCGAAAGCGGGGGAGACAACCTTTCGGCCACGTTCAGCCCGGAGCTCGTGGACTTCTCGATCTACATCATCGACGTGGCGCAGGGCGAAAAAATCCCGCGCAAGGCCGGCCAGGGCATGATCAAGTCCGACTTCTTCATCATCAACAAAAAGGACCTGGCCCCGTATGTGGGTGCCGACCTCTCCGTGATGGAGGCGGACACGCTCGAGTTCCGCGGCAACAAGCCCTACTGCTTCACGAACCTCAAGACCGACGAAGGCCTGGAGCACGTCATCAACTGGATCAGGCGCGACGTGCTCATGCTTGATCTCCGCCAGTGA